One window of the Triticum dicoccoides isolate Atlit2015 ecotype Zavitan chromosome 3B, WEW_v2.0, whole genome shotgun sequence genome contains the following:
- the LOC119278553 gene encoding uncharacterized protein LOC119278553, protein MASRALAALSIQPRLGGGASALGRPAVRVRARPPRRRRPMVVRAGGPPSTNVLILAFVLPLSLFVGTLVAAARVADDLDERFLREMEINKAILEENEASSEEAADGGGEYVVNGDEAALPAAEKEQVLVTATGTGTRARNRPKREVY, encoded by the exons ATGGCTTCTCGAGCCCTCGCCGCGCTGTCCATCCAGCCGCGCCTCGGCGGGGGCGCGTCGGCGCTCGGACGGCCCGCCGTCCGCGTCCGCGCCAGGCCGCCGCGGCGGCGCCGGCCCATGGTGGTGCGGGCGGGCGGGCCGCCGAGCACCAACGTGCTCATCCTCGCCTTCGTGCTCCCGCTCTCGCTCTTCGTCGGCaccctcgtcgccgccgcccgcgtcgccgaCGACCTCGACGAGCGGTTCCTCCGGGAG ATGGAGATCAACAAGGCGATACTGGAGGAGAACGAGGCTTCCTCCGAGGAGGCGGCAGACGGCGGCGGAGAGTACGTCGTCAACGGAGACGAGGCCGCGTTGCCGGCGGCGGAGAAGGAGCAGGTCCTTGTCACAGCTACTGGCACTGGCACGCGCGCCAGGAACAGGCCGAAAAGGGAAGTGTATTAG
- the LOC119278552 gene encoding BTB/POZ domain-containing protein At2g30600-like, whose amino-acid sequence MRVEDKKRSLTVAPFKCAWGEEFRFVEAGRGCIAFEASAQNDVTLVFREQPGSQHYHYKMDSSRHYAVILGSHRNKRLKIEVDGRTVVDEAGVGLCRSSSFQSYWISIYDGLISIGQGRHPNNNVLFQWLDPDPNQNVQYVGLSSWDKHVGYRNISVLPSAPQNSIRWSQIEYAYAERHGEGGHAKNEESKDGCEQRVIADFLESLDFSDAMFVVGSERKVVPAHKIVLVASGEFDFISMSGTAIELPSFSYPVLHSLLEYIYTGSTQIAEWQLDSLLELSLQFKVKPLVKRCEEMLDCFTKMDNDRSVSSRNLEVSSSGSQAHQVDYFPFKAPVSVQKIKQFLASGEHSDINIFVGGQGFVAKAHKLVLSLWSMPFAKMFTNGMKESSAPNVFFEDASAEAFSLLLQFMYSGELKVDNQYITPALVQLLLLSDQFAITVLQFECCKRIMEFLSEDTVCSVLQAVSSIPSCKLLEEMCKQNFATHFDYCTTACTDFVLLDEATFKDILQQGDMTVTSEEKVLDAILTWCMEACETFYWSSVDKLLSTSTPEQLFGERLTAINTLLPFVRFPLMPPSLLQRMEKSNLAKHIQLFRQLVAEAIEFSNAGPWMMMTNKCERFLHRRSSYRELQYISDGDNNGVIYYAGTSFGKHQWINPVLAKNITVTASSPNSRYTDPKALVSKNYQGTCFAGPRDEDGKKCSWWMVDIGQDHQLMCNYYTVRQDGSTAFMRSWVLQGSMDGENWTSLVVNEDERAICQPGQFASWPITGPSALLPFRFFRLALTGPTTSNTWNLCICFLELYGYFR is encoded by the exons ATGAGAGTAGAGGACAAAAAGAGATCCCTAACAGTTGCCCCCTTCAAGTGTGCTTGGGGCGAGGAGTTCCGATTTGTGGAGGCTGGGCGTGGCTGCATTGCGTTTGAGGCATCTGCCCAGAATGATGTTACCCTGGTGTTCCGTGAACAGCCTGGGAGCCAGCACTACCACTACAAAATGGACAGCAGTCGTCATTACGCTGTCATCTTGGGTAGCCATAGGAACAAAAGGTTGAAGATTGAAGTGGACGGAAGGACTGTTGTGGATGAAGCTGGAGTCGGCCTATGCCGCTCATCATCTTTCCAGAGCTACTGGATCAGCATCTATGATGGATTGATAAGCATTGGACAAGGAAGGCATCCAAACAACAATGTCCTCTTCCAGTGGCTCGACCCTGATCCCAACCAAAATGTTCAGTATGTCGGATTATCCAGCTGGGACAAGCATGTGGGCTACCGAAATATAAGTGTTCTTCCATCAGCTCCTCAAAACAGCATCCGTTGGAGTCAAATTGAGTATGCATATGCTGAGCGGCACGGGGAAGGAGGTCATGCTAAAAATGAAGAATCAAAAGATGGCTGTGAGCAAAGGGTGATTGCAGACTTTCTTGAGAGTTTGGATTTCTCCGATGCTATGTTCGTTGTTGGTAGTGAAAGAAAGGTTGTTCCTGCGCACAAAATTGTCTTGGTTGCTTCTGGAGAGTTTGATTTTATCTCAATGAGTGGAACTGCCATCGAGCTTCCGTCATTCTCCTACCCAGTTCTCCACTCGCTTCTTGAGTATATCTATACAGGGTCTACTCAG ATTGCGGAGTGGCAGCTGGATTCACTGCTGGAGTTGAGCTTACAATTTAAAGTTAAACCTTTGGTAAAACGTTGTGAAGAAATGCTCGACTGTTTTACTAAGATGGATAATGATCGCTCTGTGTCTAGTAGAAACTTAGAAGTATCAAGTAGTGGATCTCAAGCCCATCAAGTTGATTATTTCCCTTTCAAGGCTCCAGTGAGTGTGCAGAAAATCAAACAATTCCTTGCAAGTGGTGAGCATAGTGATATAAATATCTTTGTTGGTGGACAAGGTTTTGTTGCCAAGGCTCACAAACTCGTCCTTAGCTTGTGGAGCATGCCATTCGCCAAG ATGTTCACAAATGGGATGAAAGAAAGCAGTGCTCCGAATGTATTTTTCGAAGATGCTTCTGCTGAAGCATTTTCTCTCCTCCTTCAGTTTATGTACAGTGGGGAACTTAAAGTGGATAACCAGTATATCACACCTGCATTGGTTCAGCTGCTTTTATTATCAGATCAGTTCGCCATCACTGTTCTTCAGTTTGAATGCTGTAAAAGAATTATGGAATTCCTTTCAGAG GACACAGTATGTTCAGTATTACAAGCAGTGTCATCAATACCATCTTGTAAACTGCTTGAAGAAATGTGCAAACAGAATTTTGCAACACATTTTGATTATTGCACAACTGCTTGCACGGACTTTGTGCTGTTAGATGAGGCAACATTTAAGGATATTCTTCAG CAAGGTGATATGACTGTGACATCGGAAGAGAAGGTTCTGGATGCCATCTTAACATGGTGTATGGAGGCTTGTGAAACTTTTTACTGGAGTTCTGTAGATAAGCTATTAAGCACTTCAACACCAGAGCAGCTCTTTGGAGAGAGGCTCACCGCCATCAATACTTTACTACCATTTGTGCGGTTCCCTTTAATGCCGCCGTCTCTCCTTCAGCGG ATGGAGAAAAGTAACCTAGCAAAGCACATTCAACTGTTCAGACAGTTG GTTGCAGAAGCCATTGAGTTCTCTAATGCTGGTCCATGGATGATGATGACAAACAAATG CGAGAGATTTCTACATAGACGCTCAAGCTATAGAGAGCTTCAGTATATTTCTGATGGTGATAACAATGGTGTGATCTACTATGCTGGGACGTCATTCGGGAAGCATCAATGGATCAATCCTGTTTTAGCCAAG AATATCACTGTGACGGCAAGCAGCCCAAATTCGAGGTACACGGACCCAAAGGCTCTGGTTTCAAAAAATTACCAG GGGACTTGTTTTGCTGGGCCTCgagacgaagatggcaagaagtgttCTTGGTGGATGGTAGACATTGGACAGGACCACCAG CTTATGTGCAACTACTACACGGTAAGGCAGGATGGCTCTACGGCATTCATGAGGTCTTGGGTTCTTCAG GGATCCATGGATGGTGAGAACTGGACAAGCCTCGTTGTTAACGAGGACGAGCGGGCTATTTGCCAACCAGGGCAGTTTGCATCATGGCCGATCACAGGCCCATCGGCGCTGCTGCCGTTCCGGTTCTTCCGGCTTGCTCTGACGGGGCCGACGACCAGTAACACCTGGAACCTCTGCATCTGCTTCCTGGAGCTCTACGGCTATTTCCGCTAG